The following coding sequences lie in one Hydrogenophaga sp. PBL-H3 genomic window:
- a CDS encoding carboxymuconolactone decarboxylase family protein, with protein MDPINDPEFDRGLAMRKQVMGEAFVANAFGNMTPFTEPIQQHITRKAWGDVWQRGTLDLKTRSLITVAMLAALGKQNELKGHVRGALNNGATPEELQEVLLHAAVYCGVPTAVEAFRTAASVVEADPS; from the coding sequence ATGGACCCCATCAACGATCCCGAATTCGACCGCGGCCTGGCCATGCGCAAGCAGGTCATGGGCGAGGCCTTCGTGGCCAATGCCTTTGGCAACATGACGCCCTTCACCGAGCCCATCCAGCAGCACATCACCCGCAAGGCCTGGGGCGACGTGTGGCAACGCGGCACGCTCGACCTGAAAACGCGCAGCCTCATCACCGTGGCCATGCTCGCCGCGCTGGGCAAGCAAAACGAACTCAAGGGCCATGTGCGAGGAGCCCTCAACAACGGTGCCACACCCGAGGAGTTGCAGGAGGTGCTGCTGCACGCGGCGGTGTACTGTGGCGTGCCCACGGCGGTGGAGGCGTTTCGCACCGCCGCATCGGTGGTCGAAGCCGACCCCAGCTGA